A window from Candidatus Omnitrophota bacterium encodes these proteins:
- a CDS encoding cyclase family protein, translating to MAKDNVMFLSYFMGRNTPLYGGKNKVKIVPVREIKKGDTCNTLSLRFPNHASTHIDLPSHFLKKGKTLSDFSAPFWVFDNVQLLSVKLGSKKEINKSRLKNLNQQTDLLLIKTSFGKNRPKAVYYKDYPYFSQELAGYLKKRMPSLRAVGFDCISISSPKYRREGRRAHHEFLKRGIILIEDMKLGVLKKSPDRVIVSPLLIKGADGVPATVFAISSR from the coding sequence ATGGCCAAAGATAATGTTATGTTCTTGTCCTATTTTATGGGCAGGAATACGCCGCTATACGGCGGCAAAAATAAGGTGAAAATAGTACCCGTAAGAGAAATAAAGAAGGGGGATACTTGCAATACTCTTTCCTTGAGATTTCCGAATCATGCTTCTACCCATATAGATCTCCCGTCACATTTTTTAAAAAAAGGCAAGACTCTTTCTGATTTTTCCGCGCCATTTTGGGTCTTTGATAATGTTCAGCTGCTTTCCGTGAAATTAGGTTCAAAGAAAGAAATTAATAAGTCCCGTTTAAAAAATTTAAACCAGCAAACAGATTTACTGCTGATTAAAACGAGCTTTGGGAAAAATAGGCCCAAGGCGGTATATTACAAAGATTATCCGTATTTCAGCCAAGAACTCGCGGGCTATTTAAAAAAGAGAATGCCGTCTTTGAGGGCGGTTGGTTTTGATTGTATTTCAATTTCCTCTCCGAAATATAGAAGAGAAGGGCGAAGAGCTCATCATGAATTCTTAAAGAGGGGAATAATTTTGATAGAGGACATGAAGCTGGGGGTATTGAAAAAGTCACCCGATCGCGTTATAGTTTCTCCGCTTTTAATAAAAGGTGCGGATGGTGTTCCGGCCACAGTGTTCGCGATAAGTTCCAGAT